The window ATGGGACGCTACGGTCTCCCAGTCTCCGGCTGCCATGGCTTCTTCGACGGGATGAAAATTGACGCTGTGCATGACAATACGGGCGCTGTTCAACCCGCCAAGCCGTTCACGTACCCCTTCATTCAGCCATTTGTAGTAGAGCAGGGTCGATTCCCAGCTCATGCCGCCTAATATGCCTATGGTCTTCATCGGTTCCTCCTGTTGCGGCGCATTACAGCACAGAGCCTGAATGGTTGGCAGGCACAGAATATGGCAAAAACTACAGGCACAGTGGAAGACAGCCCGCTGTTGCAGCCGCCGGATCGTACGTCAGGCAGGGAAGGGGAGCAGGTTGTCATCCGGACCGAAGTGCATGGCTTCTGCCTGTGCAAAGTGTGTTGCGGAAAGAGGCAGCTCTTCGAACAAGGCAGGGGAGACGTATATGTTTTCCAGATGCAGCGTGTCGGCAATGCGGACAATTCTGACTGTCTCCGGCTGCCAGTCTCCCAGCGAATGCAGCGCAGCCTGCAGGGCCTGTCTGTCCGTTGGGTAGTGGATGGGAATGGCTGCCTTTTCGGGACTTATGCCCGTCAGGGCGTTGGTTACGGTCTTGCCGTAATCCATGGCATTCACAAGGCGATCCGTGGTGAAGTCGGCAAAGCCGATGCCGAGGGCGTTGCCTTCGGATTCCGGCGTAAGGTCGCGTACGAAGATGCGGCTGATTCTTGGGGTGGATGTGAAGTCGCCCAGAATATCGCGGTTTCGGCCTGTCACGTTCACGTCCATGCCGGTTCCGGAGATGTTCTTGCCGATGGCATCGACAATGAGGAGATCGACGGCGGCAAAGGGAAGCTTGGGGGAAAGCTGCTTGCAGAGCATGAGCAGCTTTTCTTCTTCCGCTTCAACATTACGAGCAGCAATGGCTTTGATGGTATGCAGCTTGCCGTGAGCGTTTTCCACCAGCCCGAGTCCGAACAGAATGGGAGCCTTGGCCAATGTCAATCGGCCGGCTTCCCTGATTACGCGGGCAAACCCGTGGCGGACGGCAAGCTTGTGATACAGGGCCGCTCCGGTGTGCTTGCCCAGCCCGATGCAGGCCATCTTGAACAGCCCGCTTTCTATGGGGGCTTTGAACTTGGTGTGGGATTTGATGCGGTTGGCAATAATGATGTGGTCTGCCTGCATGGCAAGAGAGTCCATGAACACGGGAATGCCGTCTTCTGTTTCCCCGAGCCGGACCACATCCATGGAAGAGCGGATGGGGGCTCCGATGCTGGCTTCGGTTATGCCCAGCGAAGCCAGAACCTTGACCTGTCCCTCTGCCGTGGCACCACCGTGGCTGCCCATGGAAGGAACGATGTAGGGATCAAGTCCCATGTCGCGGCAGATGGCGACCAACGCGGCGGTTACTTCCGCTATGCGGTCAATGCCTCGGCTGCCTGCGGTAATGGCTACGGTTTGGCCTGCCGTTACCGCTTTGAGCTTGCCGGAGGCGAACAGCTGCGCAACCGTATCACGTACGGCGGCTTCGACGTTCTGCACCGACTGCGCATCAAAACGTTGGCGGACGGGAGCCAGCATGGGCCAGCGGGTGATATCCGGCGTCCACATGCACGGTTACTCCGGCGAAAGCAGCTCAAGATTGAAGGCGGGATCAAGCTTGCGTACCATGCCGGAATCCACGATTTCCATAATAACCACTTCGGCGATCTTCCAGACGTCTATACCCTGACGGATGCAGCCCGTAAGGGTATCGTCTCCGCGCCCGAGGGTAGTATGCATGTGCAATTTGGGATTGCCCTTGGAGTCGGCAAACAGGGTGCCCAGCGCTGCGGCCTCGTGGGCGGCTTTGAAAACCCGGGTCACGGGGGTGATGATTTCTGCGTCGCCGTCTTCCGGTCCCACGACCAGCGTGCCGGAGCCTATGCCACCCACCAGTGAGACAAGACCGCCCTGAATGGCGTTCTCCGCCGCGAATTGTTCAATGCAGTCCGGCAGTCTGTCGCCGTCTTCAAGTCGCAGGACGAAAACGCGCCCCATGGATCCCTGTGCTGCTTTCATGGTAATGTCCTTTGCAGGTTATGATTCCGGTCGTGTGAAACCGGATACCTTATTCGTTGTTGGCGGGCAATGATGATTGCCTTTCCTTTTATGTTGTCCGCTCCCACCGAAATGGAGAACGCATGAAGCGAAAGCATGAACAATCAGCGGGGCGCAGGGAGCAGATGGCCGAGGCCGTGCTGAAGATTCTATGTTCGGAAGGCATGTCGGGGTTGACTGCCGCCAATGTGGCCCGTGCGGTAGGGGGGAGATCTTTGCCGTGTACAGGCATTATGGTGGCAAGCTGTCCATGCTGGAAGCTGGAGTGGACTTGAGGTAGGGGTTGGCCATTTGTGGATATGCCTCGCCAGACTGCAATGCGTATTGTCCGGCCGTTGCAGTGTTTATTTGCTGGACACTCTGCTGGTTAGTGTGCTTCTCTGGTTAATGTTGTAATGTTTCTACTGTCATGTTTGGTTTTAATAAAAGATGATGCGTCTTTTCATCCAACGCGGGGGGAGTGAATGGGTACTACTGAATCTCCTTCATCTTCCAGAGGCAAGGAAGCTCTCTGGGTGCGTTATTTCCTTTGCCTGTGCGTGGCCGTAGGCATTGTTCTTGCCTCCCTGCTTGCCACATTTCTTCATCACGACAAAGAGATCATGGCCCGTGAACTGGTTGTACGGGCTCGCATGCACTTTCACAGTATTCTCATCATGCGTCGATGGAACGCCGATTACGGCGGCGTTTTTGTTGAAAAAAAGCCTGGAGTAGAGTCCAACCCCTATCTCATCAATCCGGATATTGCGACCTCCAACGGGACTGTGCTTACCAAGCGTAATCCTGCTCTCATGACCCGTGAGATATCCCGTATTTTTGATGAAGCAGGACTGCTGCGTTTCAGGATCACAAGTCTTAATCCACTGAATCCCGATAACAAGGCCAACTCATTCGAGCAGCGTGCCCTGCGGAGCTTTGCGCTTGGTGAAACCATTGAACTCTTTGAGGAGTATGAGGAAAAGGGCAGGAAGCGTTTCCGGTATATGGCTCCATTGTACACAGAGGAATCATGTCTTACGTGCCACGGAAAGCAAGGATACTCGGTGGGAGATGTCCGTGGCGGCATAAGCGTTGCGTACGATATTACCGAGTTGCGACAGGAAGAAGCTGCAAAACATGTTCAGCTGCTGGTGATTGCCGCGGGAGTGCTGGCTTTGCTGCTTGGCACCCTTTATGCCATTACCCGCATCATGCAACTGAAACTGCAGAAGGCGCAGCAGGCCATTGAGACAATGGCCATAACGGACGAGCTGACCGGATTGTACAATCGTCGTTATGCCTTCCAGAAGCTTGCGAACGAGTTGAAGTTGGCAAGCAGGCATGGAACGCTATTTACTTGTCTGATGCTTGATATCGACTATTTCAAGGATGTGAATGATACGTATGGACATCCCTCCGGCGACAAGGTGTTGCAGGACCTTGCCGGTATCCTCCGCACCAATTCACGTGCGACGGATACAGTTGCCCGCTTCGGGGGCGAGGAGTTCATGATCATTCTGCCTCTTACGGACTCGGAGGGTGCTTGTTCTGCAGCAGAGAAGATTCGAAAAGCTGTTCTTGAGCATGTGTTTAAAATGGATACGGATATTGAACTGCACCTGACTGTGAGCGTGGGATGCTCAACGGTCCGTTTCGGAGGCGATGGCATCATTTCGGTAAAGGATGTTGTCGCCATGGCGGATAAGGCATTGTACAGGGCGAAGCGCGCAGGCAAAAACCGCGTGGAGAGTTTGCCGCTGGTGGCCGGAACAGTTGGAGACGTTTCCGTTGGAAACCCCGAAGGGGTGTAACAACAAGCTGGTCTTTCCCTGCCGTTGTTCATGAAAAAAAGCCGGAACACATATGTGTTCCGGCTTTTCCATTTCAGATTTGCGTAGTGTTACGCCTTGGCGTTCGCCGCGTCGTATTCTGCGGCAAGGGAGTTCATAAGCTCCTTCACCGACATGATGCGGTCAACACGGTGCACATTGGAGCCGGAGAAGGCAAAACCGCGATCAAGGTTGCCCTTCTTTGCGTTGAGCAGGGCAGAGGCGATGCAGTAAGGGCTGTCTTCCTTCTTGCAGTTGTGGATGCATTCGAAAATGCACTTGAAGGGCTTCTTGAGGCCCGCTCGGGCGTCTTCCACGAATTTGCCGATGATGGCACGGCCGGGCATGCCCACGGGGCTCTGGATGATGGTTACATCCTCTTCCCTGGCGTCGATGTAAGACTGCTTGAAACGGTCGTCGGCATCGCATTCGTGGGTGGCCACGAAACGGGTGCCCATCTGTACGCCGGAAGCGCCCATGTCGAGGAACTTCTTGATGTCCTCGCCGGTGTATACGCCGCCTGCGGCAATGACGGGAATCTTCTTGCCATGCTTTTCTTCAAAGACTTTCACGGCTTCAACGACCTGAGGAATGACCACTTCCAGCGAGTGGGCAGGATCATCCAGTTCTTCGCGGCTGAAGCCGAGGTGGCCACCGGCCTTGGGGCCTTCGACAACAAAGGCGTCGGGCAGGTAGTCGAACTTGGAGAGCCACTTTTTGCAGAGAATGGTGGCGGCACGGGCGGAAGACACGATGGGAACGAGCTTGGTGTGCGCCTGTTCCTTCTTCTCATCGTAGTATTCCTTGAGATACTTGGGCATATCCAGCGGCAGGCCTGCGCCGGAAAAAATGACGTCCACCTTCTCTTCGATGGATGTCTTTACGAGGTCGGCAAAGTTGGTCAGGGCGACCATGATGTTTACGCCGAGCACGCCGTCGCTCAGTTCACGGGCCTTGCGAATTTCCTTGCGCATGGCGCGGATGTTCGCTTCGTGGGGGTTCTTGCCCACGTCAGGCTCGCTCATGCCGATCATGGCACCTGCGATAACACCGATGCCACCCTCATTGGCAACAGCACTGGCAAGGCCGGACAGGGAAATTCCCACACCCATGCCGCCCTGCACGATGGGCATACGGGCGACGATGTCGCCTATTTTCAAAGACGGAAATGACATGATTCAGTCCTCCAAATTGCGGTGCTTCACGCCGCATTGGTAATGAAATGTCGTGTCAGTAAAAACACGACAGCGGGAGCAACGCGCCGGAATCCGGACGCACCACTCCCAATGGTCCCTCACGGGCGGTTCTTACACAGAACAGCAATTAGCGCAAGTGCACCATGCGCAGTGTTTTCCGCGGTTGGGACGGTAGAAGGGGACTGTTTCCATGTGCCGGAATAGGAATTCCATCAGAAGGGGAATCTGTTGCCCTATGACTGCCTCGCGCACGTCTTCTTCCGTGCCGGGGCCAAATAGCAATACTTCCTTGCCGTTGCTGCGCAATTCAACCCATCCGGCATCCCCTACGGGGAGCGGAGCCCCCTGCCGGACGCCTCTGGGATAAATGTACAGGTAGGCCGGAAGCTGCACGCTGGGCAGTTTTCCCGCAAGCAGGGCAAGGGTGTCGTCGTCTTCGCCCTGCCAGCAGCGCAGGCGGCTCCAGAGCATGTCGTCGCCCCAGATGTCGGGATTGGGACGGCTCACCTTGCCGGTCTTGTAGTCCAGAATGACGGTTTGGCCTTCGCGTTCATCCACGCGGTCCATGCGACCGGCAAGCCGTCTGGTCTTGCCGTCAACCGCAACTTCGGCCTCATAGCGTTGCTCCAGAGCCACGACCCAGGTTTCCGGCTGGTGATCGATGAAGCTTGCAAGCCGTTTGCGACCCGCCGCCTCAAGCATGAGGAAGGAATCGAAGGGCAGGCTGTCCTTGAGTTCGCTCTGGTGTAGCTTGTGTGAAAAGAGGTCCTGCAGGCGCAGGGCATCGTCTTCTTCAAAGCGGACCATCCGTTTGAGGTAGGGTGTGTAGAAGTCTTCCAGCACACTGTGGAGCAGGTCGCCGATACCGGCGTAGTCGTCTCCCTCGTTCACCTCATCAACGCTGCCCACGCCGCAGAGCCGTTCATGGAAGAAGCGGACCGGGCAGGTGAGATAGGTGTCCAGTGCGGACGGGGAGAGCGGCCGTTGCAAGTACTCGTTCAGACGCGCCGAGACTTCCGGCGTGCGTTCCACGGACTTGTCCATTCGCGTGATGGCAGGCATGGGATAGGATATGGCGTGCAGGGGCGGTGTGCCGGCGGTGATGAGCGTGCCGCGCTTCTTTTCTTCCTGCCACAGCAGCTCTTCCACAAAGCGGGAGCGCGCGCGTTTTTCTTCGAAAAGGCCGGAACGTTCCACGCCCGACTGGTAGTAGATGGTTATATTCTCGGCCCCCTGCAGCAGGCGGTGGAAGTTGTAGGCGGAAACCAGCTCCCGGTGGCGGGAATCCGGCAGTCCCAGCATGCCGCGCAAGGAGTCGGGCAGGAGCGGATCGTTGGCCGGTGCGCCCGGGAGCTTGTCTTCGGTCGCATCAATGACGTGCACGGTATTGAACCGCAGCAGACGCGTTTCCAGCATACCCATGACCTGCACGCCGGTGAGCGGGTCTGCCTCGAAGGGAACGCGCTCCTGCCGGATTGTTTCGCGGAGGATGGTGAACAGCACGTCCCTGGGGAAGGCCTGCGTTGCCAGCGAGCATTCGCGCAGCATGGGGATGACGCGGTGCATGAGACGGAAGATGGACTCCGCATCTATGGGGAAGCGGTCCCACAGGTCTCCGCCGTGGGTGAGCAGCAGAGTGCACAGATCGGCCAGCGTGTCCGCCATGTCCTGCGGCGTGGCAAGGTCTTCCCAGCGTGTCACGGTGAGGTCAAGAACGGCGGCAAGCAGGGTGCGGACATCGGCCTCCGGCAGGCGCCCCTGCTCATCAAGGTCCGGATGCAGTGCCCTCGGGTCCGTATAGCGTCTGCCCGTCCGCACGGATGCCTCCATGTGATGCAGGGGTACGCCGAGCGGGCGCTCTTCTGCGATGGTGAGCATTTTCAGATACGGGTGTCTCAGAAGGCCGATGACTTCCTTCCAGTGGTAAGATTTTGCGTTGGCGGTTTCCTGCAGGCGCATCACTGTTTCCAGCAGGCGAAACAGGGTGGAGCGGCCCAGCGGATAGCCCATGGAAATGTTCACGTCCTTGCGCGGCAAATGGTGCAGCACGGGCATGAGCAGGCCTGTGTCGGGCAGCACCACGGCGGAGTCTATGGTTGCCGGCGCATTGTCGGATGAGGCGTCTGTTTTGCTCTCCGGGGCGTATTCCGAGAGGGTGCGCTCCAGCACGTCGAGCTGGGAGTGCAGGTCGAATCCTTCGTGAAACACGGTTTCTCGTTTGCGGGATTCCGGTTCCTCGATGCAGACCGCCTTGGAATTCCAGCGGGAGAGCCAGCGCGTGTGTTCGCGGCAGGCCCAGTGCGCCCTGGAAGGGGCATCAGCAAGCCGGACATCGGAATGGAGCACGATATGCGCCCCGTGTTCTTCACTCAGATGGCGGAAGATCGCCTCTTCCACCCCGGTGAGACCGTAGAATCCGGCAACGAAGATGTGCTTGCCGCGCAGGCAGGCGAATTCCGGCGCAGCTCCCTCCCTCCGTTGTGCTTCGATGTATCGCAGCACGCGGAATGCGTCGTATCCGGGAGTGGTCCACCCCCGTGCATCCAGTTCTGCCGTATAGGCTCTGTGTATGCGGCCCAGCGAACCGAGCAGCCCGGCGGCAAAGTCCACCACCTGCCCTTCCATGTAGGTCACGTCTTCCGGTTCGATATTCTGGTTGTAGAAGTCCTCAAGCAGGTTGGCAAGGCGCACGCCCCACGGAAAAAAGCGGTTGGTGTCGCCCGTGGGCAGGGGCAGGGCGTCATGCGAGTCCTGTGTTTCTTGCTCAAGGCAGCGAAGCAGAAGGCCCACGCGGTCCAGCATTTCGATCTGGTCCGGCGGGTTGTTCTCAATCTCGGAGCGCAGGGTGCCGAAGAGCTCGCTCACGGTCAGCATCTGCGACAGCGCGAAGGGCTTGGGCAGTTCCGGCATGGCGTGGAGTGTGTCTGCAAAGTAACGGCGCGGGCGGCTGTGCGGTACGATGATGCAGGCCCGTGCGGGGTTGCCGTTCGTCTCGGTCAGCACAAGGCGCGCAAGGCCTGCGAGGAAGTCGTTTTCCCACGGAATGATGATGAAGGGGTGGGCGCGCATGCTACAGCTCCGTCGTTGTTTCGGAATAAGAGGTGATGCGGGGATGTTCCGTCATGATGCATTGGCGGGCATCCAGATAGACCAGCGCGCTGTGCAGGCTGTGCCCGCTGTATGCGGGAATGGCCGCCAGCAGGTTAACGTAACGAGAAACCTGCTGCTTGTGGGCGGAAGAGGGCTGGCCTGTCTTGTATTCCACAACAGTGAGCGTCGTGCCGTCATCCACCAGCAGGTCGGTGCGGTGCTGGTTGCCGTGGCTGTCCATGATGGACTGCTCCGGCGTGCCATGATGTTGCCAGTGCGGGAAGTCCGGCAGGGTAGCAAGCCAGTGCAGCATGTCCTGCAGTTCCGCCTGCGTGGTATCCCTGTCCGGTATGGGCAGCGGGGCGGTGCGCATGCCGTGGCGCACGGCGCGCTGCACGTCCTGCATGACGGATGCAGGCGTTGCGGGCAGGGTGAGTCGGAGGCGTTCCAGGCAGGCGTGCACCAGCGTGCCGCGTCTTCGTTCGTCGAACACCAGTTCCTTGAGCGGGTTACGGAAAATCTTGAGGCGCGGCAGCCATTGCATGGGCTTCCAGTCGCCTGTGGGCAGGCTTTCTTCGGAGGAATATGCCGTGGGCACCGCTGAAGCGGCAGTTTCATCGCCAGCTTCGTCACCAGTCTTGCCAGTTGCTATGGATTGTCCCATGGCTGCTTCCGCAGGAAGTGCATGTTCCTTCTGCATTGCCCGGGACTGGGCTGCAATTCGCGGAGCAGGCCGTTTTCCTGCCGGGGGCGTGCCGAACGAAGCCTCCGGCTCCCGATCCTCTCTGTTCACTCCCATGCCATGCTCGTCCAGAAGGAGGCGTA is drawn from Desulfovibrio mangrovi and contains these coding sequences:
- a CDS encoding lactate racemase domain-containing protein produces the protein MWTPDITRWPMLAPVRQRFDAQSVQNVEAAVRDTVAQLFASGKLKAVTAGQTVAITAGSRGIDRIAEVTAALVAICRDMGLDPYIVPSMGSHGGATAEGQVKVLASLGITEASIGAPIRSSMDVVRLGETEDGIPVFMDSLAMQADHIIIANRIKSHTKFKAPIESGLFKMACIGLGKHTGAALYHKLAVRHGFARVIREAGRLTLAKAPILFGLGLVENAHGKLHTIKAIAARNVEAEEEKLLMLCKQLSPKLPFAAVDLLIVDAIGKNISGTGMDVNVTGRNRDILGDFTSTPRISRIFVRDLTPESEGNALGIGFADFTTDRLVNAMDYGKTVTNALTGISPEKAAIPIHYPTDRQALQAALHSLGDWQPETVRIVRIADTLHLENIYVSPALFEELPLSATHFAQAEAMHFGPDDNLLPFPA
- a CDS encoding PPC domain-containing DNA-binding protein codes for the protein MKAAQGSMGRVFVLRLEDGDRLPDCIEQFAAENAIQGGLVSLVGGIGSGTLVVGPEDGDAEIITPVTRVFKAAHEAAALGTLFADSKGNPKLHMHTTLGRGDDTLTGCIRQGIDVWKIAEVVIMEIVDSGMVRKLDPAFNLELLSPE
- a CDS encoding diguanylate cyclase, which encodes MGTTESPSSSRGKEALWVRYFLCLCVAVGIVLASLLATFLHHDKEIMARELVVRARMHFHSILIMRRWNADYGGVFVEKKPGVESNPYLINPDIATSNGTVLTKRNPALMTREISRIFDEAGLLRFRITSLNPLNPDNKANSFEQRALRSFALGETIELFEEYEEKGRKRFRYMAPLYTEESCLTCHGKQGYSVGDVRGGISVAYDITELRQEEAAKHVQLLVIAAGVLALLLGTLYAITRIMQLKLQKAQQAIETMAITDELTGLYNRRYAFQKLANELKLASRHGTLFTCLMLDIDYFKDVNDTYGHPSGDKVLQDLAGILRTNSRATDTVARFGGEEFMIILPLTDSEGACSAAEKIRKAVLEHVFKMDTDIELHLTVSVGCSTVRFGGDGIISVKDVVAMADKALYRAKRAGKNRVESLPLVAGTVGDVSVGNPEGV
- a CDS encoding NAD(P)H-dependent flavin oxidoreductase is translated as MSFPSLKIGDIVARMPIVQGGMGVGISLSGLASAVANEGGIGVIAGAMIGMSEPDVGKNPHEANIRAMRKEIRKARELSDGVLGVNIMVALTNFADLVKTSIEEKVDVIFSGAGLPLDMPKYLKEYYDEKKEQAHTKLVPIVSSARAATILCKKWLSKFDYLPDAFVVEGPKAGGHLGFSREELDDPAHSLEVVIPQVVEAVKVFEEKHGKKIPVIAAGGVYTGEDIKKFLDMGASGVQMGTRFVATHECDADDRFKQSYIDAREEDVTIIQSPVGMPGRAIIGKFVEDARAGLKKPFKCIFECIHNCKKEDSPYCIASALLNAKKGNLDRGFAFSGSNVHRVDRIMSVKELMNSLAAEYDAANAKA
- a CDS encoding PD-(D/E)XK nuclease family protein, translated to MRAHPFIIIPWENDFLAGLARLVLTETNGNPARACIIVPHSRPRRYFADTLHAMPELPKPFALSQMLTVSELFGTLRSEIENNPPDQIEMLDRVGLLLRCLEQETQDSHDALPLPTGDTNRFFPWGVRLANLLEDFYNQNIEPEDVTYMEGQVVDFAAGLLGSLGRIHRAYTAELDARGWTTPGYDAFRVLRYIEAQRREGAAPEFACLRGKHIFVAGFYGLTGVEEAIFRHLSEEHGAHIVLHSDVRLADAPSRAHWACREHTRWLSRWNSKAVCIEEPESRKRETVFHEGFDLHSQLDVLERTLSEYAPESKTDASSDNAPATIDSAVVLPDTGLLMPVLHHLPRKDVNISMGYPLGRSTLFRLLETVMRLQETANAKSYHWKEVIGLLRHPYLKMLTIAEERPLGVPLHHMEASVRTGRRYTDPRALHPDLDEQGRLPEADVRTLLAAVLDLTVTRWEDLATPQDMADTLADLCTLLLTHGGDLWDRFPIDAESIFRLMHRVIPMLRECSLATQAFPRDVLFTILRETIRQERVPFEADPLTGVQVMGMLETRLLRFNTVHVIDATEDKLPGAPANDPLLPDSLRGMLGLPDSRHRELVSAYNFHRLLQGAENITIYYQSGVERSGLFEEKRARSRFVEELLWQEEKKRGTLITAGTPPLHAISYPMPAITRMDKSVERTPEVSARLNEYLQRPLSPSALDTYLTCPVRFFHERLCGVGSVDEVNEGDDYAGIGDLLHSVLEDFYTPYLKRMVRFEEDDALRLQDLFSHKLHQSELKDSLPFDSFLMLEAAGRKRLASFIDHQPETWVVALEQRYEAEVAVDGKTRRLAGRMDRVDEREGQTVILDYKTGKVSRPNPDIWGDDMLWSRLRCWQGEDDDTLALLAGKLPSVQLPAYLYIYPRGVRQGAPLPVGDAGWVELRSNGKEVLLFGPGTEEDVREAVIGQQIPLLMEFLFRHMETVPFYRPNRGKHCAWCTCANCCSV